The following proteins are co-located in the Purpureocillium takamizusanense chromosome 10, complete sequence genome:
- a CDS encoding uncharacterized protein (SECRETED:SignalP(1-22~SECRETED:cutsite=AQA-SW~SECRETED:prob=0.6762)~EggNog:ENOG503P6YW~TransMembrane:1 (n9-18c22/23o199-220i)~COG:S): MYSSNLVRLLVVVVSVLLVAQASWLEGNRFAVRSVARRQIGDIVGGASPTGGSSKTPASTTPPATSSSSSSSSSSTSSSSSSSSSSSPSARTSETPILTPSSTPARTTSSSSSSSETPVVLPTTSSSPSPTPTHSSEDVPPSSTPTPVVSTSIEVVTKTNSDGSKTTASSTKLTTSTPGLNSSDSGQTSGMSTKTRNTVIGVVVGVGGAIVLGALGLVAWRVWGRKKQNEEADGLMDYNMNLAQQEKPEHGGSPPPQRTTPFQSTLENYHQPTHVNASSNF; the protein is encoded by the coding sequence ATGTACTCCTCaaacctcgtccgcctcctcgtggtggtggtatcGGTGCTCCTGGTGGCTCAGGCTTCCTGGCTCGAAGGAAACCGCTTCGCCGTCCGATCCGTCGCTCGCAGACAAATTGGCGACATTGTTGGCGGCGCTTCCCCCACCGGTGGGAGCTCCAAGACTCCAGCTAGtaccacgccgccggctacgtcctcgagcagctcgtcctcctcttcgagtacgtcgtcatcgagctcctcgtcatcatcatcgtctccGTCGGCCCGGACGTCGGAGACGCCCATTTtgaccccgtcgtcgactccGGCCCGGACGACAtcatccagcagctcgtctAGTGAGACTCCCGTCGTACTGCCGACCacatcttcctcgccgtcgcctacTCCGACCCACAGCAGCGAGGATGTACCCCCCAGCTCGACCCCGACCCCGGTGGTTTCGACGAGCATCGAGGTCGTCACCAAGACCAACAGCGACGGatcgaagacgacggcgtcgtccaCCAAGCTTACCACGTCCACTCCGGGCCTCAACTCGAGCGATTCTGGCCAGACCTCGGGCATGTCGACTAAGACTCGCAACACCGTGattggcgtcgtcgtcggcgtgggaGGCGCCATCgtgctcggcgccctcggcctggtCGCGTGGAGGGTATGGGGACGCAAGAAGCAgaacgaggaggccgacgggCTCATGGACTATAACATGAACCTCGCCCAGCAGGAGAAGCCTGAGCACGGAGGCTCCCCGCCCCCTCAGCGAACCACCCCCTTCCAGTCGACGCTGGAGAACTATCACCAGCCAACCCATGTCAACGCCTCTTCCAACTTCTGA